In the Oryzias latipes chromosome 23, ASM223467v1 genome, one interval contains:
- the fbxo7 gene encoding F-box only protein 7, protein MKLRVRIQRQTSRLEVQGEAPTLQELAELIRQTLLPSHGLSADTAFGLSLNGSDLLSDSAQTLVSCGIDSGDLIWVLLPPSAAPETSAVTDAQQSCGSACSSAHSQPPGSIEPAGSAQPDADPAPLWEPILCSEAEDGQAPLSLDLLYHTAQVSCPDDAVVVASHVLMLEAGFTSQGCAMKPAEMPAGWRSSATTYRLQYTHPLCGSSSASVVGVVMGPQLVVNATLKVLENVGSVRKLQLKASSFVTQEWAGGSAAAAFKDLRKLSRVFKDQLAYPLIAAAREAMALPWAFGLQALPPELLLRVLRLLDVRSLLRLSAVCRLLNAAAADSSLWRHLYRRDFPGSGGNRSNDSDWKELYKTMFVFRSESRRSATRLMTPPIGHHIFHPLPRPFPPVPGIIGGDYDQRPNLPHGLLPRPRHDPIGPLSDPLGRPLPRFRSFGGKAADIRRGFI, encoded by the exons ATGAAGCTGCGGGTTCGAATCCAGCGGCAGACCAGCAGGCTGGAGGTCCAGGGAGAGGCGCCCACCCTGCAGGAGCTGGCAGAGCTGATCCGGCAGACGCTGCTGCCGTCTCACGGACTCAG CGCCGACACGGCCTTCGGACTGTCCCTGAACGGCTCGGATCTGCTGTCCGACTCCGCCCAGACCCTGGTGTCCTGCGGCATCGACTCTGGAGATCTGATCTGGGTCCTGCTGCCCCCGTCTGCAGCTCCAGAGACCAGCGCAGTGACCGATGCTCAGCAGAGCTGCGGCTCCGCCTGCAGCTCCGCCCACAGCCAG CCGCCTGGCAGCATCGAACCCGCGGGCTCGGCCCAGCCAGACGCTGACCCGGCGCCGCTCTGGGAGCCCATCCTGTGCAGCGAGGCGGAGGACGGTCAGGCCCCCCTGTCCCTGGACCTCCTCTACCACACGGCGCAGGTCAGCTGTCCTGACGACGCCGTGGTGGTGGCGTCGCACGTTCTCATGCTGGAGGCCGGCTTCACGTCGCAA GGCTGTGCGATGAAGCCTGCTGAAATGCCGGCAGGGTGGAGGTCCAGCGCCACCACCTACAGGCTGCAGTACACTCACCCTCTGTGTGGCAGCAGCTCTGCCTCCGTGGTGGGCGTGGTCATGGGCCCCCAGCTCGTCGTCAACG CCACCCTGAAGGTTCTAGAGAATGTGGGTTCGGTCCGGAAGCTCCAGTTGAAGGCGTCCAGCTTCGTGACTCAGGAGTGGGCAG GGGGAAGTGCCGCCGCGGCCTTCAAGGACCTCCGAAAGCTGTCCCGCGTCTTCAAAGACCAGCTGGCCTACCCTCTGATCGCCGCCGCCAGAGAAG CCATGGCTCTGCCCTGGGCGTTCGGCCTGCAGGCCCTCCCTCCAGAGCTTCTCCTCAGGGTGCTCCGCCTGCTGGACGTGCGCTCGCTTCTCAGGCTGTCCGCCGTCTGTCGACTTCTGAACGCCGCAGCAGCAGACTCCTCGCTGTGGAGACACCTGTACCGCCGTGATTTCCCAG GTTCTGGTGGAAACAGATCAAATGACTCGGACTGGAAGGAG CTCTACAAAACGATGTTTGTCTTTCGCTCTGAAAGCCGCCGCAGCGCCACCCGACTGATGACCCCTCCTATTGGCCATCACATCTTTCATCCTTTGCCCCGCCCCTTCCCCCCTGTGCCAGGCATTATTGGGGGGGATTATGACCAAAGACCCAATCTCCCGCACGGCCTCCTGCCCCGCCCCCGACACGACCCCATTGGGCCCCTTTCAGACCCCCTTGGTCGACCGCTACCCCGGTTCAGATCATTTGGGGGCAAGGCAGCCGACATCCGGCGGGGTTTCATCTGA